The genomic segment CTGGACGAGGGCGACGGGATGCGCCAGCCCGACCAGGGCAGCTACGGATCACCGCTGTCCGTCGGCGAGACCGCCGAGTACGACGGCGGGCTGCAGGTCACCGTCGCTGATGTGCGGGACCCCGGCCCGTCGCAGACCGCCGGGAGCGCCGAAGGCGCCCAGGGTGCGGAGGGCGCCGAGGGCGGTGACAGCGCGCTGAAGTTCACCGTCACGCTGAAGAACACCGGCGGCGACACACAGAACCTGGACTACGCGGACGTCTCCGCGTACGCGGACCAGGCGGGGGACAACCCGCTCAAGGACATCTCGGGCCAGGACGGCTTCAGTGGCCAGCTCGCCCCCGGCGCCGAGCGGTCGCTGGACTTCATCGTCGTCGTCCCCGACCCGTCCACCGACTCCGTCGAGGTCGACGTGTCCCCGGGCGACTCCTACGACTACGCGTACTGGGACGTGCCCGTTCCCGTTCCCGCCTCGTAGGTCCTGTGGCCGGCCTAGCGGCGTACGGCCTCCAGGGCCAGCAGCGCGACGTGCAGCGACAGACACGACTCCACCTGGTCGAGGTCGACGCCCAGGATCCGTTCCACCCGGTGCAGCCGGTCGTAGAACGAGGGCCGGGACAGGTGCGCGGCGTCGGCCGCCGCCGACTTGTTGCGGCCGTTGTCCAGATAGACGGTGAGGATGCGGACCAGGTCGGAGCCGTGTTCCGCGTCATGGGCGAGCAGCGGGCCCAGCTCGCGTTCGACGTAGGTCTGCAGCCGGGCGTCGTCGCGCAGCAGGTGCAGCAGCCCGCGCAGCCGCACGTCGGGCAGCCGGTAGTACGTGCCGGCCCGGCGCCGCTCCGCACCGCCCGGTGAACCGTGCAGCGCCGCGTCGGCGACCTGCGCCGCCTCCAGCAGGGTGCGCCGCGCGTCGCGCAGCGAGCCGACCGAGGAGCCGGCCGCCATCACGAACGCGGGCGCCTCGGACGCCGGGTCGACGATCCGGTCGAGCGCGGCGGCGAAGCCCTCCAGCGACCGGTGCTCCTCGTCGTGCGGGCCCAGCGACACCAGCACGCCGACCGCGCCGTCGTCGAGCGCCCCGGTCAGCGCGGTCAGCCCGCGCTCGCGCACCGCGAGCGCCACGTTCTCGGTGAAGTCCCGCAGCCGGGACTGCGCCTCCAGCGCCGCCGACGCGGGCCCGCCGCGCAGCCGCAGCATGACGCCGACCAGCCGGCGTCCTTCGAGCGGCACGCCCAGCGCCCGCGCGCGCAGCGCGACGTCGGAGACGGTCAGCGCGTGGGTGAGGATCCCGGAGAGCAGGGTGCGGTGGGTCTGGCGTTCCAGCGATTCGCGGTCGCGCTCCAGCAGCCGGTTGAGGGCCAGGGTGGCGGCGCCGCGTTCGAGGAGGACCGCGTGCCGGTGCGGGCCGGTCGTCGTGACCGGGCGGCCCTCGCCCGAGGTGCGCGGCGGCGGACCGGGCTCGCCCACCAGGACGAGCCGGCCCCAGTCGCGGCCGCGCGCGCCGACCGAGGTGACGAGCCAGCCGGCCCGCCGGTCGTACCCGGTCCTGCCGGCCGGGGCCACACCGCGCGAGCGCCGTTCCCAGCCGTCCAGCAGCGCCTCCGGGTCGTGGCCGGCCGGGTCGAAGGCCAGCACCTGGTGCGAGAGGTTCTCCAGCACGACCGGCGCGCCCGCCATCCGGGCCACCTCCCGGACGACCTCGTCGGCCTCCGCGCCCTCGACGGACAGTTCGTTGAAGGTCTGGTGCACGGCCTCCGAGGCGCGCAGCTCGGTCAGCTGCGCGTCCACCACATGGGCGTGCACCGCCTGGGTGACGCTCACGAACCGCACCTCGGTGCGCAGCGCCACCAGCGGCAGTCCGCGCCGCTCGGCGGCCCTGACCAGGGGCCGCGGCAGCACGTCGGCGT from the Streptomyces sp. RKAG293 genome contains:
- a CDS encoding PucR family transcriptional regulator — translated: MFPTVAQVLELDALRRGAPRVVAGAAGLHRPVRWVHISELADIAGMLQGGELVLTTGVMLPEDKESLAQYIDALADVGAAGLVVELGRRYADVLPRPLVRAAERRGLPLVALRTEVRFVSVTQAVHAHVVDAQLTELRASEAVHQTFNELSVEGAEADEVVREVARMAGAPVVLENLSHQVLAFDPAGHDPEALLDGWERRSRGVAPAGRTGYDRRAGWLVTSVGARGRDWGRLVLVGEPGPPPRTSGEGRPVTTTGPHRHAVLLERGAATLALNRLLERDRESLERQTHRTLLSGILTHALTVSDVALRARALGVPLEGRRLVGVMLRLRGGPASAALEAQSRLRDFTENVALAVRERGLTALTGALDDGAVGVLVSLGPHDEEHRSLEGFAAALDRIVDPASEAPAFVMAAGSSVGSLRDARRTLLEAAQVADAALHGSPGGAERRRAGTYYRLPDVRLRGLLHLLRDDARLQTYVERELGPLLAHDAEHGSDLVRILTVYLDNGRNKSAAADAAHLSRPSFYDRLHRVERILGVDLDQVESCLSLHVALLALEAVRR